Proteins encoded together in one Diabrotica undecimpunctata isolate CICGRU chromosome 3, icDiaUnde3, whole genome shotgun sequence window:
- the Aasdh gene encoding beta-alanine-activating enzyme has protein sequence MNLLIKNTDRLKTSNKTAILLYNNNKLLNIKSYKEIYEISKKIYQTMEQLMINTTINCIGLLMDKNVYLPSIIISLLNLKYPFTYISAYTPNDNNLHMDYILSMNEDDIKSFKKMYELKIDKMATIYIWKNDNTTDNYNRFDDIFCVVTTSGSTGKKKIVKIPYLCIESNALSLGKVFQITSNDNIFWGTPLSFDPSLIELMLALLNEATLTIVPPSVYINPPKLSKTLFDVAKVTVLQMVPSVFLRWNEHTIDKILQNSSLRLLALGGELFPKSLLKFHRDKNLLLFNLYGITELSCWATVNQIDQNTTDDISIGDCLNETVLKVYDENLMEITEGIGEIYIGSYTRKCYINDEPADSTLPIFRQTGDLALLKNGKLYYKGRKNNVIKRFGQKINLTQIEETIFEKFGLESRCVWSQKHNKILAFILIKENHNSDVKERILDKLRSKLVHALPENSFPDYFDIIQQLPITSHGKVDTNKLETFYTISINVSNGNVLHTFINLWCKYLGVSNNDTDYLNNYTFFEMGGNSISLMQLIEEFRTLTKNQYTDEIVSTIFEKNFADCVNVVSQMSKKLVCNAKCEKSMDFDTPVKRPKIQPGEIEILWKYDLKACVDSSPLVFKDKDDNLRIAAGSFCNIFVILDKDGKAVFKDVLNGSIESTSTISPCRTYLYVGCYENTMYCFDLKKERRIWEFKTGDRIKSSPLFYEKRNSIIFGSYDKHVYSLLSLDGSLCWKTEVDGNISSNILIEETIGIFVTTTHGTCFCLKDMDGKIKWKYSCGSPIFGTPSLLPNGQIVVPSVLGVLFCLFSENGDLAWKFQASGNIFSSIMFHHDRLLFGCHDKNLYILEVNSNGCSLIQKIWLGCEISSTPCIYEQDSPEIICCCNDGTVYFVNFQHLSVMRQIKLPGAVFSSPVVHNRNVYIGCRDNNLYCLLLK, from the exons ATGAATCTACTAATAAAAAACACCGATCGTTTAAAAACATCAAATAAAACTGCCATACTATTGTACAACAATAACaaacttttaaatataaaatcataTAAGGAAATATATGAAATAAGCAAGAAAATATATCAGACAATGGAACAATTAATGATAAATACAACAATCAATTGCATTGGTTTACTAATGGATAAAAATGTATATCTTCCCTCCATCATAATTAG TTTGCTAAACCTAAAGTACCCTTTTACTTACATTTCTGCATATACGCCAAATGACAATAATTTGCACATGGATTATATTTTATCAATGAATGAAGATGacattaaaagttttaaaaaaatgtatgaatTAAAAATAGACAAGATGGCAACTATTTACATATGGAAAAATGATAATACTACAGATAATTACAATAGGTTTGATGATATATTTTGTGTTGTTACTACTTCTGGTTCAACGGGAAAGaagaaaattgtcaaaatacctTACCTCTGCATTGAAAGTAATGCACTTTCTTTGGG GAAAGTATTTCAGATAACTTCCAATGATAATATATTTTGGGGTACACCACTGTCATTTGATCCATCCTTAATAGAACTGATGCTAGCCCTATTAAATGAAGCAACTCTAACAATAGTACCTCCAAGTGTTTATATTAATCCTccaaaactttcaaaaactctATTTGATGTCGCTAAGGTGACAGTTCTTCAGATGGTGCCATCAGTTTTTCTCAGATGGAATGAACATACTATTgataaaatattgcaaaatagtTCTTTGCGATTACTAGCCTTAGGTGGGGAATTATTTCCGAAAAGTTTGTTAAAATTTCATAGGGATAAGAatctattattatttaatttgtatGGAATAACTGAACTGTCCTGCTGGGCCACTGTTAATCAAATTGATCAAAACACTACAGATGATATATCCATTGGCGACTGTCTGAATGAGACTGTTCTGAAAGTGTATGATGAAAATTTAATGGAGATAACTGAAGGAATTGGAGAAATTTATATAG gTAGTTATACAAGAAAATGCTACATTAACGACGAACCAGCAGACTCTACCCTACCTATTTTCAGACAAACAGGTGATTTGGCCTTGTTAAAAAACGGAAAATTATATTACAAAGGCAGAAAAAACAATGTGATAAAACGATTTGGACAAAAAATTAATctgactcaaattgaagaaactATATTTGAAAAATTCGGCCTTGAAAGCAGGTGTGTGTGGTCTCAAAAGCATAACAAAATCCTCGCCtttatattaataaaagaaaacCACAACAGTGATGTTAAAGAACGGATTTTAGATAAACTTCGAAGTAAATTAGTACATGCCTTACCAGAAAATAGCTTTCCCGATTACTTTGATATCATTCAACAATTGCCTATCACCTCTCATGGGAAAGTTGATACAAATAAGTTAGAAACTTTCTACACTATCAGTATAAATGTGTCCAATGGAAATGTTCTCCATACATTCATAAATCTTTGGTGCAAGTACCTTGGCGTCAGTAACAATGACACTGACTATTTAAAcaattatacttttttcgagatGGGTGGAAACTCCATAAGTTTAATGCAGTTAATCGAAGAATTTCGAACCTTAACAAAGAATCAGTACACTGATGAAATTGTTTCAACAATTTTCGAGAAAAACTTTGCAGATTGCGTGAATGTTGTATCACAAATGAGTAAGAAGTTAGTTTGTAATGCAAAATGTGAAAAAAGTATGGACTTTGACACCCCCGTTAAACGACCAAAAATTCAACCTGGTGAAATCGAAATACTCTGGAAATATGATCTAAAAGCATGCGTGGATAGTTCTCCATTAGTCTTCAAAGATAAGGA CGATAATCTCCGAATAGCAGCAGGCAGCTTTTGTAACATCTTCGTGATATTAGACAAAGACGGTAAAGCGGTATTCAAAGACGTTCTCAACGGTTCCATCGAAAGTACTTCTACGATATCACCATGTAGAACTTATCTTTATGTTGGATGTTATGAGAATACCATGTACTGTTTTGACTTAAAAAAAGAACGAAGAATCTGGGAGTTTAAAACTGGCGATAGGATTAAAAGTTCTCCTCTCTTTTATGAAAAAAGAAATTCAATCATATTTGGTTCTTATGATAAACATGTATATAGTTTATTATCACTG gatGGCTCACTTTGCTGGAAAACAGAGGTCGATGGTAATATATCTTCTAATATACTAATTGAAGAGACTATTGGAATATTTGTTACTACCACCCATGGAACTTGCTTCTGCCTTAAAGATATGGACGGGAAAATTAAATGGAAGTATTCTTGTGGAAGTCCCATTTTCGGCACACCATCTTTGTTACCTAATGGGCAAATAGTAGTGCCTTCAGTACTAGGTGTTTTATTTTGTCTATTTTCAGAAAACGGAGATCTGGCTTGGAAATTCCAAGCGAGCGGTAATATATTTTCGTCTATAATGTTTCATCACGATAGACTTTTATTTGGTTGCCACGATAAAAATTTGTACATTTTAGAAGTAAATTCTAATGGATGCAGTTTAATTCAGAAAATATGGCTGGGTTGTGAGATATCTTCAACGCCTTGTATATACGAACAAGATTCTCCAGAAATAATTTGTTGTTGTAATGATGGAACTGTGTATTTTGTGAACTTTCAACATTTATCTGTGATGAGACAAATCAAGTTACCTGGAGCAGTATTTTCTTCTCCTGTAGTACACAATAGAAATGTGTATATAGGATGTAGAGATAAcaatttatattgtttgttactCAAATAA
- the LOC140437612 gene encoding uncharacterized protein — protein MFPIFYNDHIIYSIDEFQDLCRTCLKNRGIINLFTVKHQDVLLKDMFPIFSLPKLELEDRFPQKICHNCLRLLIEIYSFRQVSFFSESLMTKVFDQEAVDTESKMCVLSDTENDEVKANTSQNMTCLSPEPMTSTLKYTEVTAGTSRNMPNTSSEPRPSTSNYTRVAPGTPNNISYLSPESTRSTSKDTEVTAGTSKEMLSMFPEPMPSTSVNSRVSACNMEDNDNDGMVNNNVNYVYVSPEEFQSLLMASGQYNVNNNMEYVSVNAQLFTPEQYVAYNQHENDQVANKNVTFEQQQAETITLEYESESDIENTPLVINNNNELVKTEQQNEISNIQSVTESSKIQCSKRVLKGKRIIRVAKPKRNSDYKSGF, from the exons ATGTTTCCCATATTTTACAATGATCATATTATATACTCAATAGATGAGTTTCAAGATCTGTGCCGTACGTGCCTTAAAAACCGTGGGATTATTAACCTTTTTACTGTTAAACATCAGGATGTATTGCTAAAAGACATGTTTCCAATATTTTCCTTGCCCAAG ttGGAATTAGAAGACAGGTTTCCACAAAAAATTTGTCATAACTGTTTACGTCTTCTAATAGAGATATACTCTTTTAGACAAGTTTCTTTTTTTTCTGAATCACTAATGACAAAAGTTTTTGATCAAGAAGCAGTCGATACTGAATCAAAAATGTGTGTATTATCAGATACAGAAAATGATGAAGTAAAAGCAAATACCTCACAAAATATGACTTGCCTGTCTCCAGAACCTATGACTTCAACCTTAAAATATACCGAAGTAACAGCAGGTACATCAAGAAATATGCCTAATACATCTTCAGAACCTAGGCCTTCAACCTCAAATTATACCAGAGTAGCACCAGGTACCCCAAACAATATATCTTACCTATCTCCAGAATCCACACGTTCAACCTCAAAAGATACTGAAGTAACAGCAGGTACCTCAAAAGAAATGCTTAGTATGTTTCCAGAACCTATGCCCTCAACCTCAGTAAATTCCAGAGTATCAGCGTGTAATATGGAAGATAATGACAATGATGGTATGGTCAACAACAACGTAAATTATGTTTATGTATCTCCTGAAGAATTTCAATCACTTTTGATGGCGAGTGGGCAATACAATGTTAACAACAATATGGAATATGTTTCGGTTAATGCTCAGTTATTTACGCCAGAACAATACGTTGCATATAATCAACATGAAAATGACCAAGTCGCCAACAAAAATGTCACATTTGAGCAACAACAAGCAGAGACGATTACCTTAGAGTACGAAAGTGAAAGTGATATTGAAAACACACCgttagtaataaataataataacgaattGGTGAAAACAGAGCAACAAAATGAAATCAGTAATATCCAATCTGTAACTGAATCTTCGAAGATTCAATGCTCCAAACGTGTGTTAAAAGGAAAAAGGATAATACGGGTCGCAAAACCGAAAAGAAATTCTGATTATAAAAGTGGTTTTTGA